tcccatcaTGACATGAAGACATAACAACTGTTTGAAGTCGAGGTTTTATGTTCATGCTAAACTCTAAGCAATAAGCTGAAAGTGCTACTAAATCCTAAAATGCTCCTGtgtgggttcatcactatgAAGTGACCCCTTTCTTACTACACATCATATCATTTAGTCGATTTTTAATGTAAACATATAGATTAGTGCTCCACAACTCCACGTATctttatccatccattttaaTCTATTAGTGAATAATTCTAATTAATTATGAACCTTTATtcatttgtctttattaatCTTAATTTTACATGTTTTGCAAAGACGGTCTTAAAGAGATTTGATTCAACTCTATAGTTAGCTTTGAGGCGGTCATGTCGTTGGTTTTATTATACTGAAGCTGTTTCTGGCATTCCTGCCCCCTTACATCCACTCTATAAATTGTCAGCTGTGCCTAACAATTAATAGGAGACTGTAATTACTCTGAATTATACTCAGCGTATTTAGTTTGCATGCTCAACCTggcctgttttgtttgtgactctctcactctcttttttgcCCACGTACTCTCTCGTCTTTCAAACAAACAGGTGTAGAACAAAACACTCCTGCTATTCTCTCGGCGCCCGCCTCCTTCTTTGCCTCCCAATATCTTCCCTGACCCCCTCCCCACTACCACCTCCACCCCTGCCCATGCAAATGTCAGCCTTCACATCCTCTGCTATCAAAGACCCCTCAATCGCAGCAGGATCTAGCGAAACCTGACTGCTCCTCTCACATCATGCAACATTCGCTCTCCCTGAAAATGGAGTGGTTTAGTTGAACAAACAGTTATTAAAACATGCATGTTCAGCGCAATAATGGGTGACACGATGCACAAGAACATAATgatacaacaacaaagacagtAAAGATGGTGACTACACACAAAGATCATGTTTGTGTGGTGGTATCACGGTAAGATAACGTCTTGAAAAaggtgtggagtttgcatgttctccatgtgtctgtgttggttCTCCAGATTCCTCCAACAGTTCACAGACAGCAGGTTCATTGATGACTCTGAATGACTCCCATTGGTGTGAATATAAGTGTGCATTGTCTCTATGTGTAAGCCCTGTGATGAAAAGGTTACTTGTCTAGGGTGCACCCCGCTGTTGTGGataaattgctgaagtcaaaggtcaatggtgaggtcaggaaggaagaaagtgttcaggagcctctgatgtcttatgctgtattatttattgacgcttggccaaggagaattagagacactctcaaagtacatcagaagtgcctgagtcggtctcacattctgccaaacttgtgctggtggatagactttaaacccccaacaccacaaatactatacgcccagaattagtcaaagagaatgcttttacccttggaggtgttattgtcaacacattctagtctggagacacagatatctgtttacacagattggaacgtcaacggcagctatctattatgtctaggaaggcagcaataggtctcttcgaccctgacCACcgcagtgttgagatagactggcacccagtcaaagccaaacaattaatactgaagacctcaaggcccacacgtgaccttgtgtaacctaaggatagaaaattcgATAACACCCGCCTCTCGCCCATTGTCATCTGGAATCGTTCACAGCCCtttgtgaccctgataaggataagtaGTTATGACAAACAGATGGATGACTTGTGGAAATTGTATATTGGACCGTGATTGTGAACTGTGATATTATAAAATCATTCGTAGTCATCCATCATGACCCACCAATTTAATGAAATACCACAAGTTTTTGCAAGTTCTCAAATATCAGAGTTTTTTTTACGGAAAACTGTTGTTTCAAAACAttatatgcatatttaaaagtGTAGTTATGATTATCATTTCAATATTGCTCCCGGTGTCTTGTCATCACTGTGAAGTTGCAACCAGACTTCATGAAATCACTGCACACGGTTGTTTGCTAAGAAATGGTTACACCATGTGAACCCCTCGTACAACATATGATGTAACACAACTTACCATTTTTAGATTTCTAATAAAAGGTTAATTACTAAGCTGCTGTCTCCTGTTTCCCACCTTTAttctaagctaagctaatgatGTCCTGAGTCTAGCTCATATCACGTGACAGTGGTACCAATTTTCTTATatgacaagaaagcaaatagaCATGTTTTCTCATCTATCTTAGAAAGTCTCCAAAGATGGCCAAGATGGTAGCCTTTCTgagcattttctttctctcataaAAGGTTTTCTGTGCACGTGTGATTAAAAATCATGCGTGTCTGCTGACTGCAGGGTGGCAGCCTCCTGTCAGTGGGATGTGGAATACAGAGGAGATCTTTAGCCCTCGTGGCATTGCGGCCCTTTGGAGCTCACTGTAGTTAATTAGTGGCATGGCCTCTGGACTTTTATCTGTTCTGTgtatgagagagggagagagggatggtaCTGATGCTGCAGTGGGGAGCTGctgtgacctgtgtgtgtgtgtgtgtgtgtgtgtgtgtgtgtgtgtgaagtgaatcTGTAAGCGCGTACTGAGCTGATTGCATGTTTGCGTGCTGTGCattgaatatttgtgtgtgtgctggatgcagtatgtatgtgtatgtgtgtgtgtgtgtgtgtgtgcgtgtgtgtgtgtgtgagagagaaagcgagaacTACTGAGGGCTCATCAGGGTCTTTGAGAGATGATGAGGGGCTGGCTGAGTGAAACTTGAAAGGATGGAAGAAGAAGGGAGTGAGCGAGTCGAACAGGGCATTAGAGCTCGATTCAGTCCAGGATCGCAAAGAAAAGAACGAGAGGCAGATGATGAAGAGGTCACTGTTCAAAACAAGAGCTCTGTAATTACCAACACGTCTCCCCTTCATTCTGGTCTGTGGGTAGAAATTAGTCTCTTTTCATGGAGGGATTTCACCCTGCAGAACTGCACTGGAGCGAAAACGGTGCTACTAGAAAGACGCCCTCGTTGTTTGATTCCAATCCTGACATTTACCTCTCATGCTTTGAATCACGGACacctttttctgctgtttttgctgACTTAACTTTGAGGAAATAAGTAAAGATGACAACCTGGTTAagagttaaaagaaaacaagaaaataaaagaagatacTTAACAAAATACCTCCAGTATGCTTAGTATTTCACATCAGATCACCAGTGGACCAGAGAAATCCTATATTTATTGTACACATTCTTCCTCCTTTCCACCAACAGTTCCTCGATGATTGTACACATTCTTCCTCCTTTCCACCAACAGTTCCTCGATGGCTGTGAAGCGAAGCCAACACcgaagtgccaaaactgcagttccccgAACTGCCACTTGAGCCaggctacagaatgagtcaatctccataagtccccatgttaaaatatccaacttcaacagcagaaataaacatgaggCTGGATTTTAAATAACTGAtccattaaaattatattatagcTTAAAGTGATGTGTAATTAACAGTGTGCTCGCTTTAATTGAGTGGttggtgctgttacagatggcttgtttgagcagccaggcgtCTTTAAAGCTGCTTCAGATCCACccatgatccacgtctttgcccatttttagattaactgagaggcagcagaggcaggactgccaacatggtggcggccAGAGTCAAtacattctgagcttcaaaacagctctccagaaacgtgttgttgttgtcatacTTTCTATTTGTGtaagttattatattaaaaaaaaaaagatagagagaaaggTATTTGTCTTATAGAGAGGGCATTCTAGTGTACAAACTCTTCACTTATTGACTCTTATACAATCTATTTAGCAGCTCCTTGCTCAGCAATAGATGGTGGCTGTTTTCTTTGCAGTATATGAAGTCTTGctttatataaaatgaaaaaaatatataatgtatatacaaaaaataataataaatcttcTTACCCTAAAGATGTTCTTTCAACATGACCTGATACTTTGTGAATACAGCTCGGCAAAGTGTCTCTTTTATTCTCTGAGTCAGAGCAAATGTGTGAAAATCTCACCAAAAAGCGGCAAACAATAATCTGTAGATGTGTTGAGCTGACAAGtgcaggtgtaaaaaaaaacaaaacaaacgaccaaataatgcagcacaacagcaaagAGTAAGGACGCTGTATATTGTAGGTGTCTAACAGTCAGCCACAAGATATTATTCTCTCCTTTTATACATAACAGAAGTATCTGAGCTGTATTATAACAGTATGGCTGCTGTATTTGGAGTTTTAGTTTACTTTAAGGCAGTCTGTAATTTTccttgaatgtgtttttgtctgcagttCTACACTTCGCTACACATCTCAATCACATCCATAAAGTACTAAAGTGTTCGTGTGAATgagctttcaaaataaaatgtctcaatTCAATTAAAGCTTTCTGGTGCTTCAGTACAAATTAGAGTTTTTTAAGCTTCTACGTTTTACTCCACCACATTCATTCGATTGCTGTAGTTACCTTACAAATTAATTACATACAAATGAAAGGTTATAAAATATGGTGTTTTGTTATAGTTAAAGCTATTCTACGCTCATGGGGGacattatctttattattttttcataattgatttattttcctgaTTATTGCTGCATATCTtaacttatatttattttcaatgtaGGACTTTCACTTGTAacatattttcacagtgtggtattaTACTTTCAGAAATCAAACTTCAGACTGTGTGTCCCAGACATTCAAACATGAAGCTGGAAAGTCTTATTTTGGATAGAAACTGCAGAAAAAATTGTGTGTGAAATTGCAGGTTGAACCTTTGTAATTTCTAACCCTAATTAACTTGAAACAGCTGGCACATAATCTCTGTTAAAGTTCACTGTCAGTCATCTCTCCTGTGTTTAGTTTATTTCTCCCACTTGTTGTCCAGATagttcaaacagctgatttcttTACAATGGCTCCCTCTTGTGGTCTTTCTATTTATCACCAGCCCTTTCTTAAACCAAAAAGTAACAGAGgataactaataataaatactaaagtaattaatcatttaattaagCGCGAGTATTGCTCAGATGTTGCGTTTTGTAAAAAGTCTTCAGTCCCATGTGGGgcactttgtgtttctgttgtgaccattaaaaaaaaaaaaaaaaaaaaaaaaaaaacagacatccTTTGAGTTTTTatagtatgtttattttttttacttttttctttaaaaaatgacaaggtCCAAGTGTTTTGGAAGCCCCGCCCTCACCCTATGTTCCCCAGCCGGCTAGCTCGACTCTAAAGCAACCAGCAAAGAAAAATAGTCATATGGACAATTGATAATATACACCCCATATACAGCAATACATAGTGGTCTACCATAATGTTACCAATAATACGCAACCTCCAATGAGGCTTCAATTCAAACTGTTGCCACCGATATGGTTCATTCCAATAGCAACTGTCAACCAATGACGGTTGTGTTTTGACTAGCGCCGGTGGGTCTCAGGTTGCCACGGTGAGGCGACAAGGTCACCAACAGCTGCCTTTCCTTTTCACGCCACCGACGGCTCAGCTGATCGACGTGACGCACGGCGGCTTTCACCCAGCCTCGCCACGCGGCGCTAAGATTCAGCTGTTGACCCCACCTTTAAACCAATCAGATTCAGCATAAGTGCAAAGTTTAGGAgggactgacacacacacacgcacacacacacacacacacacacgcacacacactctgctatCTCAGGGAGCCTGTGTAAACGTCACTGACGatccctgctctgctctgatctgTTTCCAAGGGTTGAAATGCTGAATTACAGTGACCTAAAGCTGCTGGTTCACTTTAACCTGGATATAATGCAGGTCAGGACACAGGAAATAGTCTGTTGTGTGGAGCCGCATAGAAATAAATCAATAGTTCAAGTCCTCTCTATAAATTTCATCTCTAggttttttctctttgtaacaGCCAGTGAAAGACAGGGCaaactgtgtaaatgtgtgtgtgtctgatgtgcCAGTGACCCCCGCAGTGGTAGAGACAGCATAGAAAAGGTTTCTGTATGTGCATGAAATAAAGACGGAGCCTGTACACAGTGTGAGCCAGCgcgtgtccatgtgtgtgtgtgtgtgtgtgcggggctACAGGCACGACTCCCAGTGCAGCTGCAGGTCCGTGCTGTCCAGAAAATCGGTGGAGAAGACGCTCGGCGGTGTGTGCGGTGCCAGCGGGGCGAGGCTCGTACCCCCGTCGCCAGCTCCCCCgccacctcctctccctcctccgcCGCTCCCTCCGCTGGCGCTCCCCACCATGGAGATATCCAGCCAGTCCATGCTGTCCAGTGTGGGGTCGCCGAAGTCCAGCCCTGTTGAGTGCGGGGAGAAGCCCAGGTCGGACGTGTCCATTGGGGAGGGAGGGTGGTCCAGGATGCTGGGCGTGCTCAGCATTTGGCTGTGAAGGTCGTCGATCAGCGTCAGGCCGCCGTCGGGCTCCACGCCCAGCAGTGGGGCACCCGTGGTGCTCTCCAGGAAGTCTTCAAGGCGTCCGCTGCCTGTGCAGGGCTCTCCCGCAGAAGGCTGAGGGGAGACGAGGGGCTCCGTAGGGGTGGGaggggagaggtggaggggcGATGGGGGAGAAGACGGGGACGGTGGGTTAGAGTGGAGAGGGGCGAGGGAAGGGTCTGGGTTGGCCTTGAAGCCGGGGATTtctgaaggaggaaagagagatcATCAGTACAGGAGACGACAGACTGATGACGTCTCTTTCGTTCGTGTCagtaacagtttgtttttttacctccgCTCTTGAGCAGGATGTCAAACAGGTCGTCCATCTGCTGACTGTTCATGCCGTTCTCCTGCTGACAGAGAAAATTAGGTTATCAAACAGCTCCACTGACTCTACGACAGACAAACCTGCACTGAAACACAGACTGCAACTGAAAACAGCCACAAGCAGCAGTTTCACCTCTTTCTACAGCGGCGTTTTCCAAACTTTTACAAACCCCAAAAGCATTTTGTAACACTTCTGAGTCCATAATATCCTTATTCTTTCACAAACTTAACCACATTTATTGTGTGGTGGACTCGTGagtgtgtgaaaacactgtTCCTGAACGCATCCTgtgcagacatactgtagacAGAGCGtcgaagctgctgctgctcgtgctACATCTCATGTGTAAACGAGGTGTTAGTCACTTTCAGCATGCGTGTTAGCCAAAGAGGTGTGTttggtgtgaaaatgtttgaGTATACAAATGTAGTAAACATAAATAGTgacttgttttttcattttaaatgtggtGAAATACAGTTAGTGTGCAGCATCCTGTGCCTGTCCACAGCAGACACAACTAATCCAAAAGattaaacaaactgtttttagttttgcaaTCTGACATATCCTGTATGTAAATGAACAGGTTTTGGTGTTAGTCGCTTTGAATCTACAGCACGGGAAAGTAGAAATGCTTTATGAAGTCTTTGCAGAGTGTTGTGGTTTGTGATTCTCACTTTCACTTGACTGGAAACACTTGACTGACCTCAGATCACCTTACACTTATGGATATCTTACATCTAAGTTTACAAGCGCTCTCTGGGGACCGCACAAGTAATGCTTACAGTAAGCAGAAGTCAAAGTAGagaagacagactgagagaagtgccaaacaccaaaaatacacaacatgaaAATTAGAAAGCAATAATTCCTGAAATACCCAGAACATTAGAGGAtttctctgcagacacaaaTGGAAAACAGATTCTCAGTCAAGCACAATCACATAGTAAACCCAACCACTGCCACCGCTCTGCCCGAAGTTTTCCAGCTGCTTTCTAACCTCAGTAACATGAGCGCTAGGCTCGGCGTGAGAAATAAAGACGGAAAAtgtcagagcagacagagacagaacaacacTACAGgagagatggaaaagaaaagaagtgctCGGAGGACATACTTTGGAGCGCTGAGCAGAAAGGGAGGTGTTGGGTTtgggagagggaggggtgaACAGTGTGTGCCGGTCGTAAGGCGGacacacctcctctctctgacCGGATGGAGTGATGGaatgaaaggaaaagaggagaaacaaggagagaaaaaatagtTAATGAAGTTTACAACATGTCGCGAAGCCTGAGCAGTCCAGATGACACAATGaagggagcagaggagaaggaggagaaggaagaggaggaggcggaggagatgGAGGTGTTACCTTAAGAGACGAGAAGTTGCTTTGGCTTTCGCTGTCTGACATGTCGTCAAAGAAAGGCTGCAGATTGGGCGGAGCAGTGACTGACTGGCTTGGTTGTGGCACACCATTGGTGTCCAGATGCAGCGCCGCCTTCTGTCCCTGAGTGAAGAGATTGAAGATTATTTAGATGATCAATACTTAGCTTTGATTGGCTGGTTAAGTCTGAATAATATATGTTTCACTTCAGTCGACAGTCTGATTATAAACTGTGTAAGTGGCGACACCTTGTGGCAGAAAGATGTTACTGCTTGAAAGATCCTGCTGAACATACTTGGTAAGTAGACAAGTAAAAAGTTGTCTAACTTGTGATAATATCCTTTATACATGTGCCATTAGCTCATGCTATATACCTACtatacaaacattaaataaataataaacacacaaaaaaaacctttttgattGGTTGGCTCACAGGCTCTGCCTCTGGCTGCTCTTTTGATTGGCTGTCCGTGCTGGGGAGTTTACTTGGAGTCGACTGCAATCTCTAAAAGAGGACATCGGACACAGGTTAATATTTCATCAagcatcatttttattaaccCAGCGCAGCCCAGCAGAGAATACCAGTTCTGCCGTACCTGCAGCGTGATGCGTCCGTTGGTTTTGGCTACTGAGGAGACTCCGTTCTGTCCGTCTGTGGTGTTACTGGTGAGAGCGATCAGGTAGTGGTTGCCGTTGCTGTCGGTGACCAGTGTCGGTGTGCCATTTGCCTTGAGGAGGTCTAATGAAATGGCCTGAGTGTGGATCTGAGTGCCGTTCTGTTGATTGATAAAGACCGGAGCCACCTGGAAAACAACGTGTTTCAGTGACATTAAGATGTGAtgaagtgaaacagtgaaagcTGCTGCCTTCACAAGGTTCAACACTTCAATGTTTCATTATGCGGAGCTGGCGGGACGTTACCTGTTGTGTGGTGACAGCTGCCGTCTGCTGTCTTTGTTGCTGCCTCTGGTGAGCCTTTAGTTGCTTCCTCTGCTGGGTTTGGTTCACTGCAGTCTTCTGGATCTGCACCTGAACCTGCTTCAACTGAACTGGATTCTTCTGCTGGCTCTGCTGAACTTGTACTTGAGTTTGTTTGAGCTGGTTCTGCTGCACCAGCTTCTGCTGACTGAGTCTCTGTTGGGCGAGCTTCTGTTGTGCTAACTTCTGCTGCGCCTGGAGCTGCTTCTGTTGGGTCTGCTGGATGATAAGCTGCTgcagttgctgctgctggtggagcAGGATCTGggcttctttcttctgctgttgTAGTTTTTGAGGGGTCAACTTAACCTCTGCCACTTTAGGAATTTGCACCTGACTctgctgtggtgtttgtttctgctgttcgGCTTGCTGAACCTGCAGCCGGTGAATCTGCTGCAGCCTGAGCAGAGTCTCCTGAGAGCACTGCATTGGCTGGGCCGGTTTCTTTGCTTGAGCCTCCTCTGTTACTCCTTCCATCCCCTCCTCTGGCTCCACCTCCTTCTTCACCTTCACTACAATGCCGTTAGGGAGAATGGGAGGCTGAATGGCGGAGGCTTTTATCAGGGTTTGAAGTTTAAACTCTGGAGAGGTTTTGCTCTTGTCACTTCCTTCTTTCTCCAACACTAGTCCACCTGCCATCTTGCCCTGCTCCAACTGGGACCTGAGGGTCTCCACCAGCCTCTGCTTCTGCCTCAGCATCCTTGTCAACTCCTCAATCTGTTTGTCCTTCTCCTGGAGCATCTGGTCCTTGTCCATGGTGTCCATGGCTGCTCCAGGCAGGGGCTCTTGAGGCTGACATGAGGCTGGTGAAGGCCTGGAAAGGCTGCATGAGCTCTGGATCTCCTCTTTGACTTTGGATAGAGACTGTGAGAGCGAGGGGACATTTGATGGGTGCTGAGGAGATGGGTGCAGGGTGAGCTGGGTCAGAGGGGAGCTTACCTGAAGGATAAAACAAGGAGTGAATGTTAGGAAAAGGCTCAAAGGAAGACGTTTAATCATTTGTCAGAGCTTCACATGTAGATCTCACCATCTCTCCGAACATGTCTCCATTACAGCTGGTCTCGTCTGGACTCATACCGGCCAGCGACCTCTCAGACGGAGTAGGGGACACTGGAGGGCTGGAGCTGGTGCTGCCGAATCGCATGACACGCCCTGGAACCACCTGAGCCAATGATGACAAAGCTAACTTAAACCCACCCTCCCCCGATTGGTGGTCTGATGTGGTCGCTGTGGTCGGAGAGGATGTATTAGCAGCTGAGGTCGCGCCCTGCTGGCTTGCCTGCGGGATGCCATTTTTCAAACCCGCTGTGGTGGTGACATTTTGCTCTTGGTAGTTGCGGAGCCTCTCAATAAGATCATTCTTGGTGCCTGAGACGGTCAGACCACGCAATTTCAGTTCCTGTTTCAGCTCAGCGACCTGGAGGATGAGAAACCAGACCGGTGCTTAGACTTAGCGGCCACCGACTCAGAGTGAAAGACAGGAGAATAACAGATATGTAGAAACAGATGTGTCGAGTTTAGCGGAACATCAATGACTTCAGTGGTTTCCAACCTGAGGCCGGGGGCACCCCAAAAGGTCTCAACATGAATCGATAAAAGTATTAGATGTATAAATTAAGGAAGTATAGATTACAAAACAGTATGAGTGTTCTCAAAATACTTCTTTAGTCACAGCTGTAAGTTGGGAACCAGCgatttatttgaacttttggGGGGTGTATGCAAGTATACACAGGATTTCTGTTCACCTGTTAATAAACTTTGACCTTATGCGGCAAAAAATGCAAATCACTTTTATAGCCAGGATTAGTCAGAATGAAAATTTTATCGCTCACTTCCTGATTTCCTTCAATAAACGACACATTAGACATGTACTacaaaggttaaaaaacagacattgtTTAAACTGTTCTTAGCAGGTTTAACCTACTTTGAACTCATCCAGGTTGGCCGGCAGAGTGCTTGGTTTGGCTCCTCCCATTGCAGTTTGGCTCTGACGGGCAGTCCCGCTCTGATTGGACGGGGCTGGGGTGGTTGTTGCAGGAAGACTACGGGAGGGGGAAGGCCCAGAGTTGGTTGTGGGAGGCTGGTCACTTGGTGGCCTGAAGGTGGTGGAAAAACAGTAAAGTATGAATATCGCTTGTCAGATTTTGACAATG
The nucleotide sequence above comes from Larimichthys crocea isolate SSNF chromosome XVI, L_crocea_2.0, whole genome shotgun sequence. Encoded proteins:
- the mrtfab gene encoding myocardin related transcription factor Ab isoform X5; amino-acid sequence: MPPLKSPAAFHEQRRSLERARTEDYLKRKIRSRPERSELVRMHILEVSNAETSAEPSLQAKQLQLKRARLADDLNDKISHRPGPIELVHKNILSVSCPVHSPLDSPKGAGGESSSLDEDSSDALSPDQLTNHDSPLSAVPQLSPSDALTQNGDMSPPQFITQSPPPPPPPPPPQVNGSDSSPFSKVTNGMTVTSANSRASTGQVKHSQAKTSSDRPPQRSKKPKDSKPKVKKLKYHQYIPPDQKADKERPPQMDSSYAKLLHQQQLFLQLQILNQQQQHYNYHTILPAPPKPPSDQPPTTNSGPSPSRSLPATTTPAPSNQSGTARQSQTAMGGAKPSTLPANLDEFKVAELKQELKLRGLTVSGTKNDLIERLRNYQEQNVTTTAGLKNGIPQASQQGATSAANTSSPTTATTSDHQSGEGGFKLALSSLAQVVPGRVMRFGSTSSSPPVSPTPSERSLAGMSPDETSCNGDMFGEMVSSPLTQLTLHPSPQHPSNVPSLSQSLSKVKEEIQSSCSLSRPSPASCQPQEPLPGAAMDTMDKDQMLQEKDKQIEELTRMLRQKQRLVETLRSQLEQGKMAGGLVLEKEGSDKSKTSPEFKLQTLIKASAIQPPILPNGIVVKVKKEVEPEEGMEGVTEEAQAKKPAQPMQCSQETLLRLQQIHRLQVQQAEQQKQTPQQSQVQIPKVAEVKLTPQKLQQQKKEAQILLHQQQQLQQLIIQQTQQKQLQAQQKLAQQKLAQQRLSQQKLVQQNQLKQTQVQVQQSQQKNPVQLKQVQVQIQKTAVNQTQQRKQLKAHQRQQQRQQTAAVTTQQVAPVFINQQNGTQIHTQAISLDLLKANGTPTLVTDSNGNHYLIALTSNTTDGQNGVSSVAKTNGRITLQRLQSTPSKLPSTDSQSKEQPEAEPVSQPIKKGQKAALHLDTNGVPQPSQSVTAPPNLQPFFDDMSDSESQSNFSSLKQENGMNSQQMDDLFDILLKSGEIPGFKANPDPSLAPLHSNPPSPSSPPSPLHLSPPTPTEPLVSPQPSAGEPCTGSGRLEDFLESTTGAPLLGVEPDGGLTLIDDLHSQMLSTPSILDHPPSPMDTSDLGFSPHSTGLDFGDPTLDSMDWLDISMVGSASGGSGGGGRGGGGGAGDGGTSLAPLAPHTPPSVFSTDFLDSTDLQLHWESCL
- the mrtfab gene encoding myocardin related transcription factor Ab isoform X9, coding for MEVSGTSGLAPSPQSEAVTSELQELSLQPAPDPMPLQERKNVLQLKLQQRRTREELVSQGIMPPLKSPAAFHEQRRSLERARTEDYLKRKIRSRPERSELVRMHILEETSAEPSLQAKQLQLKRARLADDLNDKISHRPGPIELVHKNILSVSCPVHSPLDSPKGAGGESSSLDEDSSDALSPDQLTNHDSPLSAVPQLSPSDALTQNGDMSPPQFITQSPPPPPPPPPPQVNGSDSSPFSKVTNGMTVTSANSRASTGQVKHSQAKTSSDRPPQRSKKPKDSKPKVKKLKYHQYIPPDQKADKERPPQMDSSYAKLLHQQQLFLQLQILNQQQQHYNYHTILPAPPKPPSDQPPTTNSGPSPSRSLPATTTPAPSNQSGTARQSQTAMGGAKPSTLPANLDEFKVAELKQELKLRGLTVSGTKNDLIERLRNYQEQNVTTTAGLKNGIPQASQQGATSAANTSSPTTATTSDHQSGEGGFKLALSSLAQVVPGRVMRFGSTSSSPPVSPTPSERSLAGMSPDETSCNGDMFGEMVSSPLTQLTLHPSPQHPSNVPSLSQSLSKVKEEIQSSCSLSRPSPASCQPQEPLPGAAMDTMDKDQMLQEKDKQIEELTRMLRQKQRLVETLRSQLEQGKMAGGLVLEKEGSDKSKTSPEFKLQTLIKASAIQPPILPNGIVVKVKKEVEPEEGMEGVTEEAQAKKPAQPMQCSQETLLRLQQIHRLQVQQAEQQKQTPQQSQVQIPKVAEVKLTPQKLQQQKKEAQILLHQQQQLQQLIIQQTQQKQLQAQQKLAQQKLAQQRLSQQKLVQQNQLKQTQVQVQQSQQKNPVQLKQVQVQIQKTAVNQTQQRKQLKAHQRQQQRQQTAAVTTQQVAPVFINQQNGTQIHTQAISLDLLKANGTPTLVTDSNGNHYLIALTSNTTDGQNGVSSVAKTNGRITLQRLQSTPSKLPSTDSQSKEQPEAEPVSQPIKKGQKAALHLDTNGVPQPSQSVTAPPNLQPFFDDMSDSESQSNFSSLKREEVCPPYDRHTLFTPPSPKPNTSLSAQRSKENGMNSQQMDDLFDILLKSGEIPGFKANPDPSLAPLHSNPPSPSSPPSPLHLSPPTPTEPLVSPQPSAGEPCTGSGRLEDFLESTTGAPLLGVEPDGGLTLIDDLHSQMLSTPSILDHPPSPMDTSDLGFSPHSTGLDFGDPTLDSMDWLDISMVGSASGGSGGGGRGGGGGAGDGGTSLAPLAPHTPPSVFSTDFLDSTDLQLHWESCL
- the mrtfab gene encoding myocardin related transcription factor Ab isoform X4; amino-acid sequence: MEVSGTSGLAPSPQSEAVTSELQELSLQPAPDPMPLQERKNVLQLKLQQRRTREELVSQGIMPPLKSPAAFHEQRRSLERARTEDYLKRKIRSRPERSELVRMHILEETSAEPSLQAKQLQLKRARLADDLNDKISHRPGPIELVHKNILSVSCPVHSPLDSPKGAGGESSSLDEDSSDALSPDQLTNHDSPLSAVPQLSPSDALTQNGDMSPPQFITQSPPPPPPPPPPQVNGSDSSPFSKVTNGMTVTSANSRASTGQVKHSQAKTSSDRPPQRSKKPKDSKPKVKKLKYHQYIPPDQKADKERPPQMDSSYAKLLHQQQLFLQLQILNQQQQHYNYHTILPAPPKPPSDQPPTTNSGPSPSRSLPATTTPAPSNQSGTARQSQTAMGGAKPSTLPANLDEFKVAELKQELKLRGLTVSGTKNDLIERLRNYQEQNVTTTAGLKNGIPQASQQGATSAANTSSPTTATTSDHQSGEGGFKLALSSLAQVVPGRVMRFGSTSSSPPVSPTPSERSLAGMSPDETSCNGDMFGEMVSSPLTQLTLHPSPQHPSNVPSLSQSLSKVKEEIQSSCSLSRPSPASCQPQEPLPGAAMDTMDKDQMLQEKDKQIEELTRMLRQKQRLVETLRSQLEQGKMAGGLVLEKEGSDKSKTSPEFKLQTLIKASAIQPPILPNGIVVKVKKEVEPEEGMEGVTEEAQAKKPAQPMQCSQETLLRLQQIHRLQVQQAEQQKQTPQQSQVQIPKVAEVKLTPQKLQQQKKEAQILLHQQQQLQQLIIQQTQQKQLQAQQKLAQQKLAQQRLSQQKLVQQNQLKQTQVQVQQSQQKNPVQLKQVQVQIQKTAVNQTQQRKQLKAHQRQQQRQQTAAVTTQQVAPVFINQQNGTQIHTQAISLDLLKANGTPTLVTDSNGNHYLIALTSNTTDGQNGVSSVAKTNGRITLQRLQSTPSKLPSTDSQSKEQPEAEPVSQPIKKGQKAALHLDTNGVPQPSQSVTAPPNLQPFFDDMSDSESQSNFSSLKREEVCPPYDRHTLFTPPSPKPNTSLSAQRSKQENGMNSQQMDDLFDILLKSGEIPGFKANPDPSLAPLHSNPPSPSSPPSPLHLSPPTPTEPLVSPQPSAGEPCTGSGRLEDFLESTTGAPLLGVEPDGGLTLIDDLHSQMLSTPSILDHPPSPMDTSDLGFSPHSTGLDFGDPTLDSMDWLDISMVGSASGGSGGGGRGGGGGAGDGGTSLAPLAPHTPPSVFSTDFLDSTDLQLHWESCL